The proteins below come from a single Burkholderia humptydooensis genomic window:
- the ruvB gene encoding Holliday junction branch migration DNA helicase RuvB translates to MIETDKLAAERIIAATPASSHEEAFERALRPRQLDEYVGQEKVRDQLEIFIEAAKRRAEALDHVLLFGPPGLGKTTLAHIIAREMGVNLRQTSGPVLERAGDLAALLTNLEANDVLFIDEIHRLSPVVEEILYPALEDYQIDIMIGEGPAARSVKLDLQPFTLVGATTRAGMLTNPLRDRFGIVARLEFYDAEQLSRIVRRSAALLNAQIDPAGALEIAKRSRGTPRIANRLLRRVRDYAEVKADGNITAAVADAALAMLDVDPVGFDLMDRKLLEAILHKFDGGPVGVDNLAAAIGEERDTIEDVLEPYLIQQGFLQRTPRGRVATLLTYRHFGLAAPDAASPVHNLWDTPEAGR, encoded by the coding sequence ATGATCGAAACCGACAAACTCGCCGCCGAGCGGATCATTGCCGCCACGCCCGCGTCTTCGCACGAAGAGGCTTTCGAACGCGCGCTGCGCCCGCGCCAGCTCGACGAATACGTCGGCCAGGAGAAGGTGCGCGATCAGCTCGAAATCTTCATCGAAGCCGCGAAGCGCCGCGCCGAAGCGCTCGACCACGTGCTGCTGTTCGGCCCGCCGGGCCTCGGCAAGACGACGCTCGCGCACATCATCGCGCGCGAAATGGGCGTGAACCTGCGCCAGACGTCCGGCCCCGTGCTTGAGCGCGCGGGCGATCTCGCCGCGCTCCTCACGAACCTCGAAGCGAACGACGTCCTCTTCATCGACGAGATCCACCGCCTGTCGCCTGTCGTCGAGGAAATCCTGTATCCGGCGCTCGAGGATTACCAGATCGACATCATGATCGGCGAGGGGCCGGCCGCGCGCAGCGTGAAGCTCGACCTGCAGCCGTTCACGCTCGTCGGCGCAACGACGCGCGCGGGCATGCTGACCAATCCGCTGCGCGACCGCTTCGGCATCGTCGCGCGGCTCGAGTTCTACGACGCCGAGCAGTTGTCGCGCATCGTGCGCCGCTCGGCTGCGCTGCTGAACGCACAGATCGATCCGGCCGGCGCGCTCGAAATCGCGAAACGCTCGCGCGGCACGCCGCGGATCGCAAACCGCCTGCTGCGCCGCGTGCGCGACTACGCGGAAGTGAAGGCGGACGGCAACATCACCGCGGCCGTCGCGGACGCCGCGCTCGCGATGCTCGACGTCGATCCGGTCGGCTTCGACCTGATGGACCGCAAGCTGCTCGAGGCGATCCTGCACAAGTTCGACGGCGGGCCGGTCGGCGTCGACAACCTCGCCGCCGCGATCGGCGAGGAACGCGACACGATCGAGGACGTGCTCGAGCCGTACCTCATCCAGCAGGGCTTCCTGCAGCGCACGCCGCGCGGCCGCGTCGCGACGCTCCTCACGTACCGGCATTTCGGGCTCGCCGCGCCCGATGCCGCGAGCCCCGTGCACAATCTCTGGGATACGCCCGAGGCCGGGCGCTGA
- the ruvA gene encoding Holliday junction branch migration protein RuvA: MIGRIAGTLLEKNPPHLLVDCNGVGYEVDVPMSTFYNLPHTGEKVMLLTQLIVREDAHLLYGFLTPQERSTFRELLKITGVGARMALAVLSGMSVAELSQAVTLQDAARLTRVPGIGKKTAERLLLELKGKLGADLGPLAGAASPSDHAADILNALLALGYSEKEALAAIKNVPAGTGVSEGIKLSLKALSKA; encoded by the coding sequence ATGATCGGTCGCATCGCCGGCACCCTCCTCGAAAAGAATCCTCCGCACCTCCTCGTCGACTGCAACGGCGTCGGCTACGAAGTCGACGTGCCGATGAGCACGTTCTACAACCTGCCGCACACGGGCGAGAAGGTCATGCTGCTGACGCAACTGATCGTCCGCGAGGACGCGCACCTGCTGTACGGCTTTCTCACGCCGCAGGAGCGTTCGACGTTCCGCGAGCTGCTCAAGATCACGGGCGTCGGCGCGCGGATGGCGCTCGCCGTGCTGTCCGGCATGAGCGTCGCGGAGCTGTCGCAAGCGGTCACGCTGCAGGACGCCGCGCGCTTGACCCGCGTGCCGGGCATCGGCAAGAAGACAGCCGAGCGCCTGCTCCTCGAACTGAAGGGCAAGCTCGGCGCCGATCTCGGCCCGCTCGCCGGCGCGGCCTCGCCGTCCGATCACGCGGCCGACATCCTCAACGCGCTCCTCGCGCTCGGCTACTCGGAAAAGGAAGCGCTTGCCGCGATCAAGAACGTGCCGGCCGGCACCGGCGTGTCCGAAGGCATCAAGCTGTCGCTCAAGGCGCTGTCGAAGGCGTAA
- the ruvC gene encoding crossover junction endodeoxyribonuclease RuvC, which yields MRILGIDPGLRVTGFGVIDVSGHRLAYVASGVIKTPTADLPTRLGTIYDGISTLIREHAPDQAAIEKVFVNVNPQSTLLLGQARGAAICGLVSGRLPVAEYTALQLKQAVVGYGRATKEQMQEMVARLLSLSGLPGTDAADALGMAICHAHGGDTLNTLGGIAPALAKKGLRVRRGRLVG from the coding sequence ATGCGAATCCTCGGCATCGACCCCGGCTTGCGTGTCACGGGCTTCGGCGTGATCGACGTCAGCGGCCATCGGCTCGCGTACGTCGCAAGCGGCGTGATCAAGACGCCCACCGCCGACCTGCCCACGCGGCTCGGCACGATCTACGACGGCATCTCGACGCTGATCCGCGAGCACGCGCCCGATCAGGCTGCGATCGAAAAAGTGTTCGTCAACGTCAACCCGCAATCGACGCTGCTCCTCGGCCAGGCGCGCGGCGCCGCGATCTGTGGGCTCGTGTCGGGCCGCCTGCCCGTGGCCGAGTACACGGCGCTGCAGCTCAAGCAGGCGGTGGTCGGCTACGGCCGCGCGACGAAAGAGCAGATGCAGGAGATGGTCGCACGCCTGCTGAGCCTGTCCGGCCTGCCCGGCACCGACGCGGCCGACGCGCTCGGAATGGCGATCTGCCACGCGCACGGCGGCGACACGCTGAACACGCTCGGCGGCATCGCACCCGCGCTCGCGAAGAAGGGGCTGCGCGTGCGGCGCGGACGGCTCGTCGGGTGA
- the purH gene encoding bifunctional phosphoribosylaminoimidazolecarboxamide formyltransferase/IMP cyclohydrolase, protein MIKQALISVSDKTGIVDFAKALSGLGVKLLSTGGTAKLLADAGLPVTEVADYTGFPEMLDGRVKTLHPKVHGGILARRDLPEHLQALEAHGIPTIDLLVVNLYPFVQTIAKDDCTLADAIENIDIGGPTMLRSAAKNHRDVTVVVDPADYAVVLDEMKANGNTVGYKTNFRLATKVFAHTAQYDGAITNYLTSLGDDLQHGSRNAYPATLNLAFDKVQDLRYGENPHQSAAFYRDIATPAGALANYRQLQGKELSYNNIADSDAAWECVKTFDAPACVIIKHANPCGVAVGTNAGEAYAKAFQTDPTSAFGGIIAFNREVDEAAAQAVAKQFVEVLIAPSFSDAAKQVFAAKQNVRLLEIALGEGHNAFDLKRVGGGLLVQSLDSKNVQPRELRVVTKRHPTPKEMDDLLFAWRVAKYVKSNAIVFCGNGMTLGVGAGQMSRVDSARIASIKAQNAGLTLAGSAVASDAFFPFRDGLDVVVAAGATCVIQPGGSVRDDEVIAAADEHNIAMVVTGVRHFRH, encoded by the coding sequence ATGATCAAGCAAGCGCTCATTTCCGTTTCCGACAAGACCGGCATCGTCGACTTCGCGAAAGCGCTGTCCGGGCTCGGCGTCAAGCTGCTGTCGACGGGCGGCACCGCGAAACTGCTCGCCGACGCGGGCCTGCCCGTCACCGAAGTGGCCGACTACACCGGCTTCCCGGAAATGCTCGATGGGCGAGTGAAGACGCTGCACCCGAAGGTGCACGGCGGCATCCTCGCCCGCCGCGACCTGCCCGAGCACCTGCAGGCGCTCGAAGCGCACGGGATTCCGACGATCGACCTGCTCGTCGTGAACCTGTATCCGTTCGTGCAGACGATTGCGAAGGACGACTGCACGCTCGCCGACGCGATCGAGAACATCGACATCGGCGGCCCGACGATGCTGCGCTCGGCGGCAAAGAACCATCGCGACGTGACGGTCGTCGTCGATCCGGCCGACTACGCGGTCGTGCTCGACGAAATGAAGGCGAACGGCAACACGGTGGGCTACAAGACGAACTTCCGCCTCGCGACCAAGGTGTTCGCGCACACCGCGCAGTACGACGGCGCGATCACGAACTACCTGACGAGCCTCGGCGACGATCTGCAGCACGGCTCGCGCAACGCGTACCCGGCGACGCTGAACCTCGCGTTCGACAAGGTGCAGGACCTGCGCTACGGCGAAAATCCGCACCAGAGCGCCGCGTTCTATCGCGACATCGCGACGCCCGCCGGCGCGCTCGCGAACTACCGCCAGTTGCAGGGCAAGGAACTGTCGTACAACAACATCGCCGATTCGGACGCCGCATGGGAATGCGTGAAGACGTTCGACGCGCCCGCATGCGTGATCATCAAGCACGCAAATCCGTGCGGCGTCGCGGTGGGCACGAACGCGGGCGAAGCGTACGCGAAGGCGTTCCAGACCGATCCGACCTCCGCGTTCGGCGGCATCATCGCGTTCAACCGCGAAGTCGACGAAGCCGCGGCTCAAGCGGTCGCGAAGCAGTTCGTCGAAGTGCTGATCGCGCCGTCGTTCTCGGATGCGGCGAAGCAGGTGTTCGCGGCGAAGCAGAACGTGCGTCTGCTCGAAATCGCTCTGGGCGAAGGCCATAACGCGTTCGACCTGAAGCGCGTCGGCGGCGGCCTGCTCGTGCAGTCGCTCGATTCGAAGAACGTGCAGCCGCGCGAGCTGCGCGTCGTCACGAAGCGCCACCCGACGCCGAAGGAAATGGACGACCTCCTCTTCGCGTGGCGCGTCGCGAAGTACGTGAAGTCGAATGCGATCGTGTTCTGCGGCAACGGGATGACGCTCGGCGTCGGCGCGGGCCAGATGAGCCGCGTCGATTCGGCGCGCATCGCGAGCATCAAGGCGCAGAACGCGGGCCTCACGCTCGCGGGCTCGGCCGTCGCGTCGGACGCGTTCTTCCCGTTCCGCGACGGCCTCGACGTCGTCGTCGCGGCGGGCGCGACCTGCGTGATCCAGCCGGGCGGCTCGGTGCGCGACGATGAAGTGATCGCCGCCGCCGACGAGCACAACATCGCGATGGTGGTGACGGGCGTGCGCCACTTCCGTCACTGA
- a CDS encoding Fis family transcriptional regulator: protein MSKHNIEQCVRASLDGYFRDLDGSNPHDVYEMVMSCVEKPMLEVVLVQAGGNQSLAAEYLGINRNTLRKKLQQHGLL from the coding sequence ATGAGCAAGCACAACATCGAACAATGTGTCCGCGCCAGCCTGGACGGCTACTTCCGGGATCTCGACGGCTCCAATCCGCACGACGTCTATGAAATGGTGATGTCGTGCGTCGAAAAGCCTATGCTCGAAGTCGTTCTCGTACAGGCGGGCGGCAACCAGTCGCTCGCCGCGGAGTACCTCGGCATCAATCGCAACACGCTGCGCAAGAAGCTGCAGCAGCACGGCCTGCTGTAG
- the dusB gene encoding tRNA dihydrouridine synthase DusB, translated as MPVLGSHVLRNNLFVAPMAGVTDRPFRQLCKRLGAGYAVSEMVASNAQLWKSEKTMRRANHAGEVEPIAVQIAGADPAMMAEAARHNVANGAQIIDINMGCPAKKVCNVAAGSALLQNEPLVQRIVEAVVDAVGTGPGAVPVTLKIRTGWDREHRNAVEIAKLAEAAGISMLTVHGRTRADLYRGDAEYDTITAVKAAVRIPVVANGDITSPQKAKAVLDATGADALMIGRAAQGRPWLFREIGHFLQSGELLPPPRIDEIRQVMHEHLEDHYAFYGEFTGVRTARKHIGWYTRGLSGANGFRHRMNTLETTREQLAAVNAFFDAQQALSDRLVYVDDEDGGRGEPDDSNQLAA; from the coding sequence ATGCCCGTCCTAGGCTCTCACGTCCTGCGCAACAACCTGTTCGTCGCCCCGATGGCGGGCGTCACGGACCGGCCGTTCCGCCAGCTCTGCAAGCGGCTCGGCGCGGGCTACGCCGTGTCGGAGATGGTCGCGTCGAACGCGCAGTTGTGGAAGAGCGAGAAGACGATGCGCCGCGCGAACCACGCGGGCGAGGTCGAGCCGATCGCGGTGCAGATCGCGGGCGCCGATCCGGCGATGATGGCCGAGGCCGCGCGTCACAACGTTGCAAACGGCGCGCAGATCATCGACATCAACATGGGCTGCCCGGCGAAGAAGGTCTGCAACGTCGCCGCCGGCTCGGCGCTGCTGCAGAACGAGCCGCTCGTGCAGCGGATCGTCGAGGCGGTCGTCGACGCGGTGGGCACGGGCCCCGGGGCCGTGCCCGTCACGCTGAAGATCCGCACCGGCTGGGACCGCGAGCACCGGAACGCCGTCGAGATCGCGAAGCTCGCCGAGGCGGCCGGCATCTCGATGCTGACCGTGCACGGCCGCACCCGCGCCGACCTGTACCGCGGCGACGCCGAATACGACACGATCACGGCCGTGAAGGCCGCCGTGCGCATTCCGGTCGTCGCGAACGGCGACATTACGTCGCCGCAAAAAGCGAAGGCCGTGCTCGACGCGACGGGCGCCGACGCACTGATGATCGGCCGCGCCGCGCAAGGAAGGCCGTGGCTTTTCCGCGAAATCGGTCATTTCCTGCAAAGCGGCGAGCTCCTGCCGCCGCCGCGCATCGACGAGATCCGCCAGGTGATGCACGAGCACCTCGAGGATCACTACGCGTTCTACGGCGAATTCACGGGAGTCCGTACTGCGCGCAAGCACATCGGCTGGTACACTCGCGGCCTTTCCGGCGCCAACGGGTTCCGGCACCGGATGAACACGCTCGAAACCACCCGCGAGCAGCTTGCCGCCGTCAACGCATTCTTCGACGCGCAACAGGCGCTGTCCGACCGCCTCGTCTATGTGGACGACGAAGACGGCGGCCGCGGCGAGCCGGACGATTCTAACCAGTTAGCAGCATGA
- a CDS encoding UbiH/UbiF/VisC/COQ6 family ubiquinone biosynthesis hydroxylase → MTTAASTPAFDFDIAIVGAGPVGLALAGWLARRSATRALSVALIDARAPDASANDPRAIAVSQGSRMLLDTLGWPADATPIEHIHVSQRGHFGRTLIDRDEHDLAALGYVVRYGAIVQALARAVRGTPAHWLTSTSAHSPTQDADGVTIALDTPQGARTLRTRVLVNAEGGIFNDRKRKLTDSAQSRDYGQTALVGTVTVSSPRPRVAWERFTAEGPLALLPLGGPQQADYALVWCCAPDVARRRGELSDDAFLHELGATFGSRLGRFTRIAGRAAFPLGLAAAQTLVEGRIAIVGNAAQTLHPVAGQGLNLGLRDAHTLAETLSEHGATPLALATFNARRALDRRMTIGATDTLARLFAIDSRPLAMLRGAALTALEFVPPLKTALARQMMFGQRR, encoded by the coding sequence ATGACGACTGCCGCCTCCACGCCCGCTTTCGACTTCGACATCGCGATCGTCGGCGCCGGGCCGGTCGGGCTCGCGCTCGCCGGCTGGCTCGCGCGCCGCAGCGCGACCCGCGCGCTGTCGGTCGCCCTCATCGACGCGCGCGCCCCCGACGCGAGCGCGAACGATCCGCGCGCGATCGCGGTGTCGCAAGGCAGCCGGATGCTGCTCGATACGCTCGGCTGGCCGGCCGACGCGACGCCGATCGAACACATCCACGTGTCGCAGCGCGGCCACTTCGGCCGCACGCTGATCGATCGCGACGAGCACGACCTCGCCGCGCTCGGCTACGTCGTGCGCTACGGCGCGATCGTGCAGGCGCTCGCCCGCGCGGTGCGTGGCACGCCCGCGCACTGGCTCACGTCGACGTCCGCGCATTCGCCGACGCAGGACGCAGACGGCGTGACGATCGCGCTCGATACGCCGCAAGGCGCGCGCACGTTGCGCACGCGCGTGCTCGTCAACGCGGAGGGCGGCATCTTCAACGATCGCAAGCGCAAGCTGACCGACAGCGCGCAGAGCCGCGACTATGGGCAGACGGCGCTCGTCGGCACCGTCACGGTGTCGTCGCCGCGGCCGCGCGTCGCGTGGGAGCGCTTCACCGCCGAAGGCCCGCTCGCGCTGCTGCCGCTCGGCGGCCCGCAGCAGGCGGACTACGCGCTCGTCTGGTGCTGCGCGCCGGACGTCGCGCGGCGTCGCGGCGAACTGTCCGACGACGCATTCCTGCACGAGCTCGGCGCGACGTTCGGCTCGCGGCTGGGGCGCTTCACGCGGATCGCGGGGCGCGCGGCCTTCCCGCTCGGGCTCGCCGCCGCGCAAACGCTCGTCGAAGGGCGGATCGCGATCGTCGGCAACGCCGCGCAAACATTGCATCCGGTCGCGGGCCAGGGGCTGAACCTCGGGCTGCGCGATGCGCATACGCTCGCCGAGACGCTGTCCGAGCACGGCGCGACGCCGCTCGCGCTCGCGACGTTCAACGCGCGCCGCGCGCTCGACAGGCGCATGACGATCGGCGCGACCGACACGCTCGCGCGCCTGTTCGCGATCGATTCGCGGCCGCTCGCGATGCTGCGCGGCGCGGCGCTCACCGCGCTCGAATTCGTGCCGCCGCTGAAGACGGCCCTTGCGCGACAGATGATGTTCGGGCAGCGGCGATAA
- a CDS encoding aminopeptidase P N-terminal domain-containing protein — protein MNQPTEPAIALDVYRQRRDRVLASLRARGGGVAIVPTAPEVPRNRDSDYPYRHDSYFYYLTGFAEPDALLVLDASAAGDAPRSILFCRAKNPEREIWEGFHFGPEAARDAFGFDAALPYDALDAEMPRIIADAPALHTRFGASAAFDGRLNGWLDTVRARARAGVAAPGAAFDLGPLLDDMRLVKDAHEQAIMRRAADISALAHRRAMAACRPGIREYELEAELLYTFRRHGAQSPAYGSIVATGANACVLHYPAGNAIVVDGDLVLIDAACELDGYASDITRTFPANGRFSGPQRALYDIVLAAQETAIAATRAGTPFDAPHDAAVRVLAQGMLDTGLVPKTRFASVDDVIAERAYARFYMHRTGHWLGMDVHDCGDYRERGAPRDDDGALPSRVLHAGMALTIEPGLYVRPADDVPQAFWNIGIRIEDDAFVTPTGCELITRGVPVAADEIEALMRDARAPSPRPQP, from the coding sequence ATGAATCAGCCGACCGAACCCGCCATCGCCCTCGACGTCTACCGCCAGCGCCGCGACCGCGTGCTGGCCTCGCTGCGCGCGCGAGGCGGCGGCGTCGCGATCGTACCCACCGCGCCGGAAGTCCCGCGCAATCGCGACAGCGATTATCCGTACCGGCACGACAGCTACTTCTACTACCTGACGGGCTTCGCCGAGCCCGACGCGCTCCTCGTCCTTGACGCATCGGCGGCGGGCGACGCGCCGCGCTCGATCCTGTTCTGCCGCGCGAAGAATCCCGAGCGCGAGATCTGGGAAGGGTTCCATTTCGGCCCCGAAGCCGCGCGCGACGCGTTCGGCTTCGACGCCGCGCTCCCGTACGACGCGCTCGACGCCGAGATGCCGCGCATCATCGCCGACGCGCCCGCGCTGCACACCCGCTTCGGCGCGTCGGCCGCCTTCGACGGCCGCCTGAACGGCTGGCTCGACACGGTGCGCGCGCGTGCGCGCGCAGGCGTCGCCGCGCCGGGCGCCGCGTTCGATCTCGGGCCGCTCCTCGACGACATGCGGCTCGTCAAGGATGCGCACGAGCAGGCGATCATGCGCCGCGCGGCCGACATCTCCGCGCTCGCGCACCGCCGCGCGATGGCCGCGTGCCGTCCCGGCATCCGCGAATACGAGCTCGAGGCCGAGCTGCTCTACACGTTCCGCCGCCACGGCGCGCAGTCGCCCGCGTACGGCTCGATCGTCGCGACGGGCGCGAACGCGTGCGTGCTCCACTATCCGGCCGGCAACGCAATCGTCGTCGACGGCGACCTCGTCCTGATCGACGCCGCGTGCGAGCTCGACGGCTATGCGTCCGACATCACCCGCACCTTCCCGGCGAACGGCCGCTTCTCGGGCCCGCAGCGCGCGCTCTACGACATCGTGCTCGCCGCGCAGGAAACCGCGATCGCGGCGACGCGCGCGGGCACGCCGTTCGACGCGCCGCACGACGCGGCGGTGCGCGTGCTCGCGCAGGGCATGCTCGACACGGGGCTCGTGCCGAAGACGCGCTTTGCGAGCGTCGACGACGTGATCGCCGAGCGCGCGTACGCACGCTTTTACATGCACCGCACCGGCCACTGGCTCGGAATGGACGTGCACGATTGCGGCGACTACCGCGAGCGCGGCGCGCCGCGCGACGACGACGGCGCGCTGCCTTCGCGCGTGCTGCATGCGGGCATGGCGCTCACGATCGAGCCGGGCCTGTACGTGCGCCCGGCCGACGACGTGCCGCAGGCGTTCTGGAACATCGGCATCCGGATCGAGGACGACGCGTTCGTCACGCCGACGGGATGCGAGCTGATCACGCGCGGCGTGCCGGTGGCCGCCGACGAGATCGAGGCGCTGATGCGCGACGCGCGGGCGCCGAGCCCGCGCCCGCAGCCGTGA
- a CDS encoding glutathione S-transferase family protein: MMKLIGSLSSPFVRKARIVLAEKKIDYKLELENVWAPDTNIHASNPIGKVPCLVMEDGAAVFDSRVICEYVDTLSPVGKLIPPSGRERVEVRCWEALGDGVLDAAVAIRIEHTQREPQHRSEAWVARQQRKIDDGLVAMSQGLAGKAWCVGNHYTLADIALGCTLGYLEFRMPEINWRERHPNLDKHFAKLAQRQPFIDTVPQ; the protein is encoded by the coding sequence ATGATGAAATTAATCGGTTCGCTCAGCAGCCCGTTCGTCCGCAAGGCGCGGATCGTGCTTGCTGAAAAGAAGATCGACTACAAGCTGGAGCTCGAAAACGTCTGGGCGCCGGATACGAACATCCATGCGTCGAATCCGATCGGCAAGGTGCCGTGCCTCGTGATGGAAGACGGTGCGGCCGTGTTCGACTCGCGCGTGATCTGCGAATACGTCGACACGCTTTCCCCCGTCGGCAAGCTGATCCCGCCGTCGGGACGCGAGCGCGTCGAGGTGCGGTGCTGGGAGGCGCTCGGCGACGGTGTGCTCGACGCGGCGGTCGCGATTCGCATCGAGCACACGCAGCGCGAGCCGCAGCATCGCAGCGAAGCGTGGGTCGCGCGCCAGCAGCGCAAGATCGACGACGGCCTCGTCGCGATGTCGCAGGGCCTTGCAGGCAAGGCGTGGTGCGTCGGCAATCACTACACGCTCGCCGACATCGCGCTCGGCTGCACGCTCGGCTACCTCGAGTTCCGGATGCCCGAGATCAACTGGCGCGAGCGCCATCCGAACCTCGACAAGCATTTCGCGAAGCTGGCGCAGCGCCAGCCGTTCATCGACACGGTGCCGCAATGA
- a CDS encoding FMN-binding glutamate synthase family protein codes for MLSRRYLAMWCALALFAAVAVLAARHTISWLWIAPVAALVALGLYDLNQDRHAILRNYPLWGHLRFLFEFIRPEIRQYFVEDDTDEKPFSRAQRSVVYQRAKNVADNRPYGTELDVKAVAHEWISHSLAPTRLPNHDFRIRVGANRAQPYDISIFNVSAMSFGSLSANAIRALNLGAKKGGFAHDTGEGSLSKYHRENGGDIIWEIASGYFGCRNDDGTFNPDRFAKQAADPQVKMIEIKLSQGAKPGHGGVLPAAKITPEIAETRGVPMGKDCISPATHSEFSTPRGLLEFVERLRTLSGGKPTGFKLCIGHPWEFFGIAKAMIETGIVPDFIIVDGAEGGTGAAPLEFTDHVGVPLQEGLLLVHNTLVGIGVRDRVKLGASGKIITAFDVARTLAIGADWVNSARGFMFAVGCIQAQHCHTDRCPTGVATQDPVRQRALVVPDKADRVHNFHRNTLHALQELVQAAGLSHPSELRAHHIVQRVAPHEVRLMSQLLKYLEPGALLNGGHCGFSLYDKWWPLARSDSFSPGESVYARVGKGASASA; via the coding sequence ATGCTTTCTCGACGCTATCTCGCGATGTGGTGCGCGCTCGCCCTCTTCGCGGCCGTCGCCGTGCTCGCGGCGCGGCACACGATCTCGTGGCTGTGGATCGCGCCCGTCGCCGCGCTCGTCGCGCTCGGCCTGTACGACCTGAACCAGGACCGCCACGCGATCCTGCGCAACTACCCGCTCTGGGGCCATCTGCGGTTCCTGTTCGAATTCATCCGCCCGGAAATCCGCCAGTACTTCGTCGAGGACGACACCGACGAGAAGCCGTTCTCGCGCGCGCAGCGCAGCGTCGTCTACCAGCGCGCGAAGAACGTGGCCGACAACCGGCCGTACGGCACCGAGCTCGACGTGAAGGCGGTCGCGCACGAGTGGATCAGCCATTCGCTCGCGCCCACCCGGTTGCCGAACCACGATTTCCGCATCCGCGTCGGCGCGAACCGCGCGCAACCGTACGACATCTCGATCTTCAACGTGTCGGCGATGAGCTTCGGCTCGCTGTCGGCGAACGCGATCCGGGCGCTGAACCTCGGCGCGAAGAAAGGCGGCTTCGCGCACGACACGGGCGAAGGCTCGCTGTCGAAGTACCACCGCGAGAACGGCGGCGACATCATCTGGGAAATCGCGTCCGGCTACTTCGGCTGCCGCAACGACGACGGCACCTTCAACCCCGACAGGTTCGCGAAGCAGGCCGCCGATCCGCAGGTCAAGATGATCGAGATCAAGCTGTCGCAGGGCGCGAAGCCGGGCCACGGCGGCGTGCTGCCGGCCGCGAAGATCACGCCCGAGATCGCCGAGACGCGCGGCGTGCCGATGGGCAAGGATTGCATCTCGCCCGCGACGCACTCCGAGTTCTCGACGCCGCGCGGGCTGCTCGAATTCGTCGAACGGCTGCGCACGCTGTCGGGCGGCAAGCCGACCGGCTTCAAGCTGTGCATCGGCCACCCGTGGGAATTCTTCGGGATCGCGAAGGCGATGATCGAGACGGGCATCGTGCCGGACTTCATCATCGTCGACGGCGCGGAAGGCGGCACGGGCGCCGCGCCGCTCGAATTCACCGACCATGTCGGCGTGCCGCTGCAGGAAGGACTGCTGCTGGTGCACAACACGCTCGTCGGGATCGGCGTGCGCGATCGCGTGAAGCTCGGCGCGAGCGGCAAGATCATCACCGCGTTCGACGTGGCGCGCACGCTCGCGATCGGCGCGGACTGGGTGAACTCGGCGCGCGGCTTCATGTTCGCGGTCGGCTGCATCCAGGCGCAGCACTGCCACACCGACCGCTGCCCGACGGGCGTCGCGACGCAGGATCCGGTGCGCCAGCGCGCGCTCGTCGTGCCGGACAAGGCCGACCGCGTCCACAACTTCCATCGCAACACGCTGCACGCGCTGCAGGAGCTCGTGCAGGCGGCGGGGCTGTCGCATCCGTCGGAGCTGCGCGCGCATCACATCGTGCAGCGCGTCGCGCCGCACGAGGTCCGGCTGATGTCGCAACTGCTCAAGTATCTGGAGCCGGGCGCGCTGCTCAACGGCGGCCATTGCGGCTTCTCGCTGTACGACAAGTGGTGGCCGCTCGCGCGCAGCGATTCGTTCTCGCCCGGCGAAAGCGTGTATGCGCGCGTCGGCAAAGGCGCGAGCGCGAGCGCGTAA